One window of Enterobacter sp. RHBSTW-00175 genomic DNA carries:
- a CDS encoding MarR family winged helix-turn-helix transcriptional regulator: MSEDDLFSRRPMGMRMAMIVRQWRAVIDDAILDTGLTQSSWTVMMQLQQLGDNVSVSELAEVQGIELPPLMRTLTQLEKRGYLLRTTSPYDKRIRLLTLTPEGKAILKTLTQVIETFQARVSQNIAPEHIEIFSTTLNQIACNLRTIREEDNKTE, encoded by the coding sequence ATGAGTGAAGACGATCTGTTTAGCCGCCGGCCCATGGGCATGAGAATGGCAATGATCGTGCGTCAGTGGCGCGCAGTGATTGACGATGCCATCCTCGATACCGGGTTAACCCAGTCGAGCTGGACGGTGATGATGCAGCTTCAGCAACTGGGGGATAATGTCTCTGTCAGCGAGCTGGCGGAAGTGCAGGGCATTGAACTGCCGCCGCTGATGCGCACGCTCACACAGCTGGAAAAGCGGGGCTATCTGCTGCGCACCACATCGCCTTATGACAAACGCATCCGGCTGTTGACGCTGACACCTGAGGGCAAGGCTATCCTGAAAACACTCACTCAGGTGATAGAAACCTTTCAGGCCCGCGTCTCACAAAACATCGCACCTGAACATATCGAGATTTTCAGCACTACTTTGAATCAAATCGCCTGCAATTTGCGGACAATCCGCGAAGAAGATAACAAGACTGAATAA
- a CDS encoding HlyD family secretion protein, with amino-acid sequence MTPEQKFARWVRVSIASFLLMFVYFIVADIWIPLTPDSTVMRVVTPVSARVSGYVAAVHVHNNSQVKKGDLLFELDDTPFRNKVEAAQIALEQARLSNDQLDAQISAAQASLKTADLTARNDKVTFERYQKLSTLQNVSRSDLDKVRTTWQSSEQSVSSLNANIRNLRIQRGERDEHRNVTLQKYRNALDEAELNLGWTKVYAEADGTVSNLQLSPGFYASSGSAALALVNNQTDIVADFREKSLRHTHQGTDAAVVFDAFPGQVFRAHVVSSDAGILAGQEAVNGELSEPETSNRWVRDAQRMRIHVALDETLPKHLPTGARATVQLYNSEGPFARFFSGMQIHLVSLLHYVY; translated from the coding sequence ATGACTCCTGAACAGAAATTTGCCCGCTGGGTAAGGGTGAGTATTGCCTCTTTCCTGCTGATGTTTGTCTATTTTATCGTCGCGGATATCTGGATCCCGCTGACGCCAGACTCCACCGTAATGCGCGTGGTCACGCCCGTGTCGGCGCGTGTTTCCGGCTATGTGGCGGCGGTACATGTGCATAACAACAGTCAGGTGAAGAAAGGCGATCTGCTGTTTGAACTTGATGACACGCCGTTTCGTAACAAGGTTGAAGCGGCGCAAATCGCCCTGGAGCAGGCGCGTCTGTCTAACGACCAGCTGGATGCCCAAATCAGCGCCGCGCAGGCCAGCCTGAAAACGGCAGATCTGACCGCCCGCAACGATAAAGTGACGTTTGAGCGCTATCAGAAACTCAGCACCTTACAAAACGTCTCCCGGTCCGATCTGGATAAAGTGCGGACTACCTGGCAGAGCAGCGAGCAGTCCGTCAGCTCGTTGAATGCCAATATCCGCAACCTGCGTATTCAGCGCGGTGAGCGGGATGAGCACCGCAACGTTACGTTGCAAAAATACCGTAATGCGCTGGATGAAGCCGAGCTGAACCTTGGCTGGACGAAGGTATACGCCGAAGCGGACGGCACGGTAAGTAACCTCCAGCTCAGCCCGGGGTTTTATGCCTCGTCGGGCTCTGCCGCACTGGCGCTGGTGAACAACCAAACCGATATCGTGGCGGATTTCCGGGAAAAAAGCCTGCGTCATACCCATCAGGGAACGGACGCTGCCGTGGTGTTCGATGCCTTCCCGGGGCAGGTGTTCCGCGCCCACGTAGTCAGCAGCGATGCGGGGATCTTAGCGGGGCAGGAAGCGGTAAACGGCGAACTCTCTGAACCAGAAACCTCTAACCGCTGGGTACGTGATGCCCAGAGGATGCGTATTCACGTGGCGCTGGATGAGACGCTGCCGAAGCATCTGCCCACCGGCGCGCGTGCCACCGTACAGCTCTATAATAGCGAAGGCCCGTTTGCGCGCTTCTTCTCCGGGATGCAGATCCACCTTGTGAGCCTGCTTCACTATGTCTATTAA
- a CDS encoding DUF2955 domain-containing protein, with product MSINTLARVFTPHGNIVYTANDFRQTLRIVFAGMVALSISSFYNTSYGVFFVVYPIMLLSLVPVFNRHVAKQFIFSASLNCIEMVIIIGYLSQWPLIMTLVVFALYVMRFRFMSKGPLFLFGSMGVVCQSVMLNFMSYPTTNWHTLIFSNIEASVMAVCLSALMNYLLPDVEPRKPPPLIEKDDARVRHESLLSGTVATLIFVVFQISDLSDSLSALMAGILILFPMHYRGSVMSSIWRVAGVVLGCLYILVVQLILYDHSSHMLLMMPLIGLGLAFGARLHVMEKVGAGVGFASITTIGIMFGQNMHPDSDLVFSDLYRITSVTFSLVATLTLVFLVHLILNCFAPTRYVIRNT from the coding sequence ATGTCTATTAATACTCTGGCGAGGGTCTTTACCCCGCACGGCAACATCGTCTACACGGCAAACGACTTTCGCCAGACACTGCGCATCGTCTTTGCCGGGATGGTTGCGCTCAGCATCTCAAGTTTTTACAACACCAGCTACGGCGTGTTTTTTGTGGTTTATCCCATCATGCTGTTGTCGCTGGTGCCGGTGTTTAACCGCCACGTCGCGAAGCAGTTTATCTTCAGTGCGTCGCTAAACTGCATCGAAATGGTGATTATCATCGGCTATTTGTCGCAATGGCCGCTGATCATGACTCTGGTGGTATTTGCCCTGTACGTGATGCGTTTTCGCTTTATGAGTAAAGGGCCGCTGTTCCTGTTCGGCTCGATGGGCGTGGTGTGCCAGAGCGTAATGCTCAATTTTATGAGCTACCCGACAACCAACTGGCATACGTTGATCTTTTCCAACATCGAAGCCAGCGTGATGGCAGTGTGTCTGAGTGCGCTGATGAACTATCTGCTGCCGGACGTTGAACCCCGCAAGCCGCCACCGCTGATTGAGAAAGACGATGCCCGCGTGCGTCACGAATCGCTGCTCTCCGGCACCGTGGCTACGCTTATCTTCGTGGTGTTTCAGATTAGCGACCTGAGTGACTCCCTGTCGGCGCTGATGGCCGGGATTTTGATCCTGTTCCCGATGCACTATCGCGGCTCGGTTATGAGCTCTATCTGGCGTGTGGCAGGCGTGGTGCTGGGTTGTCTCTATATTCTGGTGGTGCAGCTCATCCTTTACGATCACAGCAGCCACATGTTGCTGATGATGCCGCTTATCGGCCTCGGGCTGGCGTTTGGCGCGCGTTTGCATGTGATGGAGAAAGTGGGGGCCGGGGTGGGCTTTGCCAGTATCACCACCATCGGCATTATGTTCGGGCAGAACATGCACCCGGACAGCGACCTGGTGTTTAGCGACCTGTATCGCATCACCTCCGTGACCTTTTCGCTGGTCGCCACGCTGACGCTGGTTTTTCTGGTGCATTTGATACTTAACTGTTTTGCACCAACGCGATACGTGATCCGCAATACCTGA
- a CDS encoding glycoside hydrolase family 105 protein produces the protein MNKEQLMSTLERVVRGFCRLKNLDEVGVSDGFAIHFEEWEWEVGVGLYGFWRFADFQNDAALQQSILEWYETQIGKGLPEMQINTTAPMIALALVAGHHQRQDLLATVNDWADALLRDLPRTEEGGFQHVVKEQSNTGQLWDDTLFMTCLFLGVAGIVLKRRDLIDEAGYQFLLHTRYLSDPVTGLWYHGWTFVDKHHFAGAFWARGNAWITVAIPEFIALMGEHLDASVRRYLSQVVARQVRTLCALQADNGMWHTVLDDPLSPQESSATAGIAYGMLRAVRMGILDESVSGSALRAFEAVIARIDDDGLVLEASRGTMLGWDIQYYCDIAMAPVPYAQALTMLLLLEMEQGGWLEEKTGA, from the coding sequence ATGAATAAAGAACAGTTAATGAGCACCCTGGAGCGCGTGGTGCGTGGTTTTTGTCGCCTGAAAAATCTTGATGAAGTGGGCGTGAGTGACGGCTTTGCAATCCATTTTGAAGAGTGGGAGTGGGAAGTTGGCGTGGGGCTGTACGGTTTCTGGCGCTTTGCCGATTTCCAGAACGACGCAGCCCTGCAACAGTCGATCCTCGAATGGTATGAAACCCAAATCGGCAAGGGCCTGCCGGAGATGCAGATCAATACCACGGCACCGATGATTGCCCTGGCGCTGGTGGCCGGGCATCATCAGCGCCAGGATCTGCTGGCAACGGTCAATGACTGGGCGGATGCCCTGCTGCGCGACCTGCCCAGAACCGAAGAGGGTGGTTTTCAGCATGTAGTGAAGGAACAATCCAACACCGGGCAGCTGTGGGACGACACGCTGTTTATGACCTGCCTGTTTCTCGGCGTGGCGGGCATTGTGCTCAAAAGACGTGACTTGATCGACGAAGCGGGATACCAGTTTTTGCTGCACACGCGATATCTCAGCGATCCGGTGACAGGGCTCTGGTATCACGGCTGGACGTTTGTGGATAAACACCACTTCGCGGGCGCATTCTGGGCACGTGGCAACGCGTGGATAACCGTTGCCATCCCGGAATTTATTGCCCTGATGGGCGAGCATCTTGATGCCAGCGTGCGCCGGTATTTGTCGCAGGTGGTGGCGCGGCAGGTACGCACGCTTTGCGCGTTGCAGGCTGATAACGGCATGTGGCACACGGTGCTGGACGATCCGCTTTCCCCGCAGGAGTCGTCCGCGACTGCGGGGATCGCCTACGGGATGCTGCGCGCGGTGCGCATGGGGATCCTCGATGAGTCCGTTAGCGGTTCTGCCCTGCGGGCGTTTGAGGCGGTGATCGCGCGGATTGACGACGATGGGCTGGTGCTCGAAGCCTCACGCGGTACGATGCTCGGCTGGGATATTCAGTACTACTGCGATATCGCGATGGCGCCGGTGCCTTACGCGCAGGCGCTCACGATGCTGCTGTTGCTGGAGATGGAGCAGGGCGGCTGGCTGGAAGAGAAAACCGGGGCGTAA
- a CDS encoding DUF445 domain-containing protein: MEKQTELKRAKLLALSLLLIAGAAFIATLFLPQTFWVRGVKAIAEAAMVGALADWFAVVALFRRVPVPFISRHTAIIPRNKDRIGDNLGLFVQEKFLDTQSLVALIRRYEPAKMIGGWFSQPDNARRVGQHLIQVMSGFLELTDDGRIQRLLKRAVHKAIDKVDFTETSAVILESMTRNNRHQVLLDAIINRLITLIQRESSREFIATQVVHWLETEHPRKAMVLPTEWLGEQSAEMISNAVNTLLDDISHDRTHQIRQAFDRATLKLIDNLKNDPEMAARAGNIKHYLKNDEAFNRYLGEMWADLRQWLKTDMQSEDSRVKQRIANAGLWFGETLMADASLQASLNEHLEQAAHRVAPDFAAFLTRHISDTVKSWDAEDMSRQIELNIGKDLQFIRVNGTLVGGTIGLILFLLPQIPTVLHL; the protein is encoded by the coding sequence ATGGAAAAACAGACTGAACTCAAGCGCGCCAAGCTGCTGGCGCTGTCGCTGCTGCTGATTGCCGGCGCAGCATTTATCGCGACGCTCTTCCTGCCTCAGACCTTCTGGGTGCGGGGTGTGAAGGCCATTGCCGAGGCGGCAATGGTTGGCGCGCTGGCGGACTGGTTTGCGGTGGTCGCCCTGTTTCGCCGCGTGCCGGTCCCGTTTATTTCGCGCCATACGGCGATTATCCCGCGTAATAAAGACCGGATCGGCGACAATCTCGGCCTGTTCGTACAGGAGAAGTTTCTCGATACGCAGTCCCTGGTGGCGCTGATCCGCCGCTATGAACCGGCCAAAATGATTGGCGGCTGGTTCAGCCAGCCCGACAACGCCAGGCGCGTGGGGCAGCATCTGATTCAGGTGATGAGCGGGTTCCTCGAACTCACCGACGACGGACGCATCCAGCGCCTGCTAAAGCGCGCCGTACATAAGGCCATCGATAAGGTGGATTTCACCGAAACCAGCGCCGTCATCCTCGAGAGCATGACCAGAAACAACCGCCATCAGGTGCTGCTGGATGCCATCATCAATCGACTGATTACGCTGATTCAGCGTGAAAGTTCACGGGAATTTATCGCCACACAGGTTGTTCACTGGCTTGAGACGGAACACCCGCGCAAAGCGATGGTGTTGCCAACCGAATGGCTGGGGGAGCAGAGCGCAGAGATGATCTCTAACGCGGTGAATACCCTGCTGGACGATATCAGCCACGATCGTACCCACCAGATCCGCCAGGCGTTCGACAGGGCCACGCTAAAGCTTATCGACAACCTGAAAAACGATCCGGAGATGGCCGCCAGAGCCGGTAACATCAAGCATTACCTGAAAAATGACGAGGCGTTTAACCGTTATCTTGGGGAGATGTGGGCCGACCTGCGCCAGTGGCTGAAGACAGATATGCAAAGCGAAGACTCACGCGTGAAGCAACGCATCGCCAACGCCGGGCTGTGGTTTGGCGAAACGCTGATGGCGGATGCCAGCTTACAGGCTTCGCTTAACGAGCATCTGGAACAGGCGGCACACCGTGTTGCGCCGGACTTTGCCGCGTTTCTCACCCGCCACATCAGCGACACGGTAAAAAGCTGGGACGCCGAAGATATGTCACGCCAGATAGAGCTGAATATCGGCAAAGATTTGCAGTTCATCCGCGTCAACGGCACGCTGGTAGGCGGGACCATTGGTTTGATTCTGTTTTTGCTCCCGCAAATCCCGACGGTACTGCATCTGTAA
- a CDS encoding BrnT family toxin, with amino-acid sequence MRFEEAVLVFDDPCHLSLQERYENGEFRWQTIGLVHGIIVILVAHTIRFESGNEIIRIISARKADRKERSRYEHC; translated from the coding sequence ATCCGTTTTGAAGAGGCGGTTTTGGTTTTTGACGATCCCTGCCATTTGTCTTTGCAGGAGCGTTATGAGAACGGCGAGTTTCGCTGGCAAACAATCGGACTTGTGCATGGCATCATTGTTATTCTGGTTGCGCACACGATCCGTTTTGAAAGCGGGAATGAAATCATTCGTATCATCAGCGCACGTAAGGCAGACCGTAAAGAAAGGAGCCGTTATGAGCATTGTTAA
- a CDS encoding BrnA antitoxin family protein has product MSIVKHKRGSAAEVSVHREAELHALAEKPDTEIDYSDIPATDGALWNDAVRGKFYRPLKTQASVRIDADVMEWLKRPGKGYQTRLNAILREAMLRDQNKK; this is encoded by the coding sequence ATGAGCATTGTTAAACATAAACGCGGTAGTGCTGCTGAAGTTAGCGTTCATCGCGAGGCCGAACTTCACGCGTTAGCGGAAAAACCCGACACGGAAATTGACTATAGCGATATTCCGGCAACGGATGGGGCGCTGTGGAACGACGCGGTGCGCGGCAAGTTCTATCGACCGTTAAAAACCCAGGCGTCTGTGCGTATCGATGCAGATGTTATGGAATGGCTTAAACGCCCGGGAAAAGGGTATCAGACGCGACTCAACGCTATTTTACGCGAGGCGATGCTGCGCGATCAGAACAAAAAATAG
- a CDS encoding LysE family translocator: MELFFPSAFLALALAHFVALLSPGPDFFLLVGYAARYRLRGSSGLCLGIAAGNGVYILLVIIGWSALRQFTWLFTLIELCGALYLLWIGAQLVRSTSQPLSLTETNPHIPTWRKQILLGLGSALLNPKNALFYLALMTALLGPDVTLLQQSVSGIWMVMVVLVWDLAVVSLIGLPAVQERLSHSVWIIERVAGGVLMVFGGWVLWRLLGSTF, encoded by the coding sequence ATGGAGCTGTTCTTCCCCTCCGCATTTCTCGCCCTGGCGCTGGCACATTTTGTCGCCCTGTTAAGCCCGGGGCCGGATTTTTTCCTGCTGGTAGGCTACGCCGCACGCTACCGCCTGCGCGGCAGCTCTGGACTGTGCCTCGGCATCGCCGCAGGCAACGGGGTGTACATCCTGCTGGTGATTATCGGCTGGAGCGCGCTGCGCCAGTTTACGTGGCTGTTTACGCTTATCGAGCTTTGCGGAGCGCTCTACCTGCTGTGGATAGGTGCGCAGCTGGTGCGCAGCACATCGCAGCCGCTTTCGCTAACAGAAACAAACCCGCACATCCCCACATGGCGCAAACAGATCCTACTCGGGCTTGGCTCCGCCTTGCTGAACCCGAAAAATGCCCTGTTTTACCTGGCCTTAATGACGGCGTTGCTGGGGCCGGACGTAACTTTGCTACAGCAATCGGTGAGCGGCATCTGGATGGTGATGGTTGTGCTGGTGTGGGACTTAGCCGTGGTGTCACTGATCGGGCTTCCCGCCGTGCAGGAGAGGTTAAGCCACTCGGTCTGGATTATCGAGCGTGTCGCGGGTGGAGTGCTGATGGTATTTGGCGGATGGGTGCTATGGCGATTACTGGGAAGCACCTTCTGA
- a CDS encoding AraC family transcriptional regulator, with amino-acid sequence MTTPRHIHQTFSRQPGVELRSTWHSRQAYKRHSHVQLSVGAIVEGKTHCVCNGQEYLLEAGDIVVIPAYVPHSCNPVADQPRSYHMLYIDTDLPLALQVIRDESLFAHYLDIVENMTPSALNALLSALPRCDEDKHVLRPTSQLLQQALLSDLATPPSLDVLAQQFSLRKETLIRSFKQDTGLTPGSFLNISRVEYAKARLRAGDDIADVGYQSGFADQSHFHKTFVSYTAATPRQYATGRSISDKK; translated from the coding sequence ATGACAACACCGCGCCATATTCACCAGACCTTTTCCCGGCAACCGGGTGTAGAGCTGCGCAGCACATGGCACAGTAGGCAGGCATATAAACGCCACAGCCATGTTCAGCTCTCAGTCGGCGCCATTGTGGAAGGGAAGACGCACTGCGTATGTAATGGACAAGAGTACCTTCTGGAGGCTGGCGACATCGTGGTGATCCCGGCCTACGTACCACACAGCTGTAACCCAGTGGCAGATCAACCGCGCAGCTACCATATGCTCTATATCGACACCGATTTGCCTCTCGCGCTGCAGGTTATCCGCGATGAATCACTGTTTGCGCATTATCTTGATATTGTTGAAAATATGACGCCCTCTGCGCTTAATGCACTGCTTTCTGCTCTCCCCCGGTGCGACGAAGACAAACACGTACTGCGACCCACCAGCCAGTTACTCCAGCAGGCGTTGCTGTCTGACCTTGCCACCCCGCCCTCGCTGGACGTACTGGCGCAGCAATTTTCCTTGCGTAAAGAGACATTGATCCGCTCTTTTAAGCAAGATACTGGCTTAACGCCTGGCAGTTTTCTCAACATCTCACGCGTGGAGTACGCCAAAGCGAGGCTGCGTGCCGGAGATGATATTGCGGACGTTGGCTACCAGAGCGGTTTTGCCGATCAGAGCCATTTCCACAAAACCTTCGTGAGCTATACGGCGGCCACACCTCGCCAGTACGCAACGGGCCGATCAATATCAGACAAGAAATAG
- a CDS encoding YfaZ family outer membrane protein — translation MKKLNVLILSALTVVSGSALAMGGSIEQGKNFTNLNVEMGKSTSGLYTEGSWLKNTDDGTTTGGVGAGYNFEVGPVMLNAGAKALYVGPKKGDNGVAFPIGGGVSVALTDSINVFGEGYVAPDGLNNSVKNYVEANGGVSWTPIKPVTLKVGYRHVSVDGKDGRPNHTLIDGAYVGGGVSF, via the coding sequence ATGAAAAAGCTTAACGTTCTTATCCTTTCTGCTCTGACTGTTGTGTCGGGTTCCGCACTGGCAATGGGCGGGAGTATTGAGCAGGGTAAAAACTTCACTAACCTGAATGTTGAAATGGGCAAATCGACCTCTGGTCTGTACACCGAAGGCAGTTGGCTGAAAAATACCGATGACGGCACCACGACCGGTGGCGTGGGTGCAGGTTACAATTTCGAAGTTGGCCCGGTGATGCTGAACGCAGGTGCGAAAGCCCTCTACGTTGGCCCGAAAAAAGGCGATAACGGCGTGGCCTTCCCTATCGGTGGTGGCGTGAGCGTTGCCCTGACCGACAGCATTAATGTGTTTGGTGAAGGCTATGTGGCACCAGACGGCCTGAACAACAGCGTGAAAAACTACGTGGAAGCAAACGGCGGCGTAAGCTGGACGCCGATCAAACCCGTGACGCTGAAAGTCGGTTACCGCCATGTGAGCGTTGATGGCAAAGACGGTCGCCCAAACCACACCCTGATCGACGGTGCCTATGTTGGCGGCGGCGTGAGCTTCTAA
- the yjiA gene encoding GTPase: MTPIAVTLLTGFLGAGKTTLLRHILNEQHGFKIAVIENEFGEVSVDDQLIGDRATQIKTLTNGCICCTRSNELEDALLDLLDSRDRGEIDFDRLVIECTGMADPGPIIQTFFSHEILCQRYLLDGVIALVDAVHADEQMNQFTIAQSQVGYADRILLTKTDVAGDSEKLRERLARINSRAPVYTVTHGDIDLSQLFNTNGFMLEENVTSKPRFHFMADKQNDVSSIVVELDYPVDISDVSRVMENLLLSFADKLLRYKGMLWIDGEPNRLLFQGVQRLYSADWDRPWGDEAPRSVMVFIGLALPEDEIRAAFAGLRK, translated from the coding sequence ATGACCCCGATTGCCGTCACCCTGCTGACCGGTTTTCTCGGCGCAGGTAAAACCACCCTGCTGCGCCATATTCTGAACGAACAGCACGGCTTCAAAATCGCCGTTATCGAAAACGAATTCGGCGAAGTCTCGGTAGACGACCAGCTGATTGGCGATCGCGCCACGCAGATCAAAACCCTGACCAACGGCTGCATCTGCTGTACCCGCTCTAATGAATTAGAAGACGCTCTTCTCGATCTGCTCGACAGCCGAGATCGCGGGGAGATCGACTTCGACCGCCTGGTGATTGAATGCACCGGCATGGCCGATCCCGGCCCGATTATTCAGACCTTTTTCTCTCATGAAATCCTCTGCCAGCGCTACCTGCTGGACGGCGTGATTGCGCTGGTTGATGCGGTACACGCCGACGAACAGATGAACCAGTTCACCATCGCCCAGTCTCAGGTGGGCTACGCCGACCGCATCCTGCTGACCAAAACCGATGTGGCGGGCGACAGCGAAAAGCTGCGCGAACGCCTGGCACGCATTAACTCACGCGCACCGGTTTATACCGTGACCCACGGCGATATCGACCTGTCTCAGCTGTTCAACACCAACGGTTTTATGCTGGAAGAGAACGTCACCTCGAAGCCGCGCTTTCACTTTATGGCCGACAAGCAAAACGATGTGTCGTCGATTGTGGTCGAGCTGGATTACCCGGTGGATATCAGCGACGTGTCCCGCGTAATGGAAAACCTGCTGTTGTCGTTCGCCGACAAGCTGCTGCGCTACAAAGGGATGTTGTGGATAGACGGCGAGCCAAACCGCCTGCTGTTCCAGGGCGTGCAGCGCCTGTACAGCGCCGACTGGGACAGACCCTGGGGTGATGAAGCACCACGGAGCGTGATGGTGTTTATTGGCCTGGCGCTGCCGGAAGATGAGATCCGGGCGGCGTTTGCGGGGTTACGTAAGTAG
- a CDS encoding YbdD/YjiX family protein produces the protein MFGNLGEAKKYLGQAAKMLIGIPDYDNYVEHMKTNHPDKPYMTYTEFFRERQEARYGGSGEGGVRCC, from the coding sequence ATGTTTGGTAACTTAGGCGAAGCGAAAAAATACCTTGGTCAGGCGGCGAAAATGCTGATTGGCATCCCGGACTATGACAACTACGTTGAGCATATGAAGACCAATCACCCGGATAAGCCGTACATGACCTACACCGAATTCTTCCGCGAGCGTCAGGAAGCACGCTACGGCGGAAGTGGAGAAGGCGGCGTACGCTGCTGCTAA